The Plasmodium vinckei vinckei genome assembly, chromosome: PVVCY_08 genome contains the following window.
TCCATGTAGAAGCACATTCACCACTTTAATAATGCTAGAACGTtgaaatggaaaataaatgtttGACGACTTTTATTTGGGgttataaacaaatttcatatatttaaagattattcattttgatGTGATACAGTAGGGAAAGAATAAcccatataataatgatggGTAGAGAGgcttataaattttttaaatacaaacagacaaatattatgatataccaatttttatttacaattttgttatttccTTGCTTGTCTTTGGATAAATAAGAAAAGCATAATAcctatgtaaatatatacactgATGTTGTATGAATGATTTACAATGATAGATTTTCGATATGGCTTTATTTAGTTTTATTCTAttataaagatataaatagttATTATAACATGCAGtttacaaataattttttttttcctgaCATCACTTTATAGAACATAAAGATACATAagattataaaataatatgtgcaatcaattatgtatatattacaacATATAAccaaattacaaaaaaaaataataaaattaaaaaaaaaaaaaaaaaaaaaatcatataataataaacaaaaataaaaattactaTAACCTAGTGAATATagttaagaaaaaaaaaaaaaaaacttatatgcaaatttaaaaaatattatatatatatatatacctcGGAAAactctttaaaaaaaaggaaagaaacttattatatttatataataaatacttACATATAGACTTTTATAAgtaagtatatatacatatagaTAATTACACCTGCATGTGTGTGCATATACGCACCATATAATTtgtaataaaacatttttgttctttaaaaataaaacatttaagGCGCggctttattttatttgggCATGTATCGTTttataaatcaaaaaataatagaataataaatataacggcgcacattatttataagattttttaatatcttGGGTTATTGTAAAATGCATTAAAGGAGTCTAAATTACCGGGATAGTTAAATTGATAGCCATGTGGTATATTAGAGTATACATTTGGAACAAAAGAAACGGGATAATTAAAAGTGTTAGGTGATTCATTTTCTCTATAATATACTGGTGCTCTtctattaaaattgttgttacgattatttccattattcttttgataataattataattttggtttttttttatatatgcttgattgttttgatattttttataattctgTGAAACGGCAAAATGTAAGAAAACAACTCTATTATCAATAATTCTTTCTGGTTGTTGCATAACTTTAAAAGCTTCTTTAGGGGAAGAAAATGTTAAGAACCCATAACCCTTTGATTTTCCTTCATTATCATGTATTATAACACATTCTTCGagttttccatatttttcaaaaatgttTCTTAAAGTAGTTACATTGGTTTTTTGGGATAGATTTCttacaaataatttattttgataatgaTCTGTAAATGGATCAGCTACTAATCTTACTTGTAAATCTTTGTTATCTAATGTATGATTACTTTTTAAACATTTCTGTACTGATTCGATATACTTAAATGTAACAAATCCATATCCCTTAGATCGGCCTTCTTTTTCTCTAACAATAATACCATCTTCTATTTCTccaaatatttcaaaatattttaaaaattgctCATCTTTTGTACTAAATGGAATATTACGAACCATGAGTCTTCTAGTCGATGGAGAAGAAGTAACAGCCTCGTTACATTTATCACGTATATCTTCATGTAATGATGCAGCAGTTGCAAGTATATCAATTAATTGTTCTTTAGATAAAGGAGCTATTAAACGTCTAAGTTGTTCAACCTCAGATTCttcatcttttattttcttatcACTTAGATCTTGATCTtctataatattatcattgttATCTTGtgacatatttaaatttgatGCATTATCACATTGGTTAGCATCATTggtattgttattattgaCATTAGTGTTTTCTTCTTCCATTTtgcatttattttgattatacTTTTAAACTATTTTGAAATCCTACTAAGAGCGTATATTTAACGTAcctttaaattattttatacaagTTAaggctattttttttaatttaaacggatatatgtatattttatgtgaTAGAagcaaacaaaaaatatatcaccTATACGTTACAATATGTTGTTacaatttcttttataaatatatcaaataaatatttaaatatatataatgaaaaaatattaatgtgCCCATATACTTTTTGCCTTTAATTCGTTTTCTTTCGAATAAGAGACCCTTATTAAATTGGCTTACaaagataatatattttcaattatcTAAATacttataatatttgtttgtttCTTCATCAACCtaactatatataaatacataagCTAAAACGATTtgtatgtatttattaatatgctTATAGTATTAATATTCTATAACGGGACATATATCAGCAggttatataatatatgcacaaATACGAACagaatgtatatatttaatatgttgtattaattttatatgcttACAAAAATAAGGTACTCtcttaaattataataatatatcttaggcttgtatatatgtaaatatgtataccgtatatatatatttttataattatgattatcaaataaaataataaaaccaattaataaatacattCAAAATATTGCACGTAtgaataacaaaaataaaagaaattgtAACAAAATCGtcgaaaaaattaatcaaaaaataacagaaataaaaaaaaaaaaataacaaaattaaaaaaaagtaacagaaataaaaaaaaataacaaaattaaaaaaaaaaatacaaagaaaattatagcAGAAattaatcaaaaaaaaataacagaAATCAATCACAAAAATAacagaaataaaaaaataataaaaaaaaagggtgaaaaaaaaggcaAAAGGAAactaattaatataatcgTAAATTATTctcatatatattcataaaattggctataacttatttatatttgtaaatgtaaatatattggtATTATATACTcacacatataaatatatttatatatctctcatattttataacaaaacattagcatatatattttaactATTACAAAGTTCGGCCCTTttgctttaaaaaaaatgattaaataaatagtataacacaaaataatttattatacttatatatttaattaagtaaaataaaaaaatattagtaATAGAAAATACAAAGAATGTtc
Protein-coding sequences here:
- a CDS encoding RNA-binding protein musashi, putative, which produces MEEENTNVNNNNTNDANQCDNASNLNMSQDNNDNIIEDQDLSDKKIKDEESEVEQLRRLIAPLSKEQLIDILATAASLHEDIRDKCNEAVTSSPSTRRLMVRNIPFSTKDEQFLKYFEIFGEIEDGIIVREKEGRSKGYGFVTFKYIESVQKCLKSNHTLDNKDLQVRLVADPFTDHYQNKLFVRNLSQKTNVTTLRNIFEKYGKLEECVIIHDNEGKSKGYGFLTFSSPKEAFKVMQQPERIIDNRVVFLHFAVSQNYKKYQNNQAYIKKNQNYNYYQKNNGNNRNNNFNRRAPVYYRENESPNTFNYPVSFVPNVYSNIPHGYQFNYPGNLDSFNAFYNNPRY